From a region of the Armatimonas rosea genome:
- a CDS encoding ABC transporter ATP-binding protein, protein MIEARTLTRTFPGGTVALEGIELRIPEGQFVSLVGPSGCGKSTLLSLLAGLDTPSSGSVVGVERAGVVFQEAALYPWKTVLQNVMFGLELSGLPKAECQAKSEAALRTVHLARFAKAYPHELSGGMRQRAAIARALVLEPNALFLDEPFGALDAQTRSLLQTELLTLWERTQLSVVFVTHSLEEAIALSDRVILMASRPGRIIADVLIDAPRPRELRRDLTLGAIHDRLLAQLSAEVTRVAAEEYDSGWALPPPRVREGEEAGSGI, encoded by the coding sequence ATGATCGAAGCAAGAACCCTGACACGGACATTCCCCGGCGGCACGGTCGCGCTGGAGGGGATCGAGCTGCGCATCCCCGAGGGCCAGTTTGTCTCGCTCGTGGGGCCGTCGGGCTGTGGAAAGTCCACCCTCCTCTCGCTCCTCGCCGGGCTCGATACCCCGAGTAGTGGCTCGGTGGTCGGGGTTGAGCGGGCGGGGGTTGTCTTTCAGGAGGCGGCGCTCTACCCGTGGAAGACTGTGCTCCAGAATGTCATGTTTGGATTGGAGCTAAGTGGGCTCCCCAAGGCCGAGTGCCAAGCCAAGTCTGAGGCGGCGCTACGGACCGTCCACCTAGCGCGATTTGCAAAGGCCTATCCCCATGAGCTCTCAGGAGGGATGCGCCAGCGCGCCGCGATCGCCCGTGCGCTGGTGCTGGAGCCCAACGCCCTCTTCCTCGACGAGCCTTTTGGGGCGCTCGATGCCCAGACCCGCTCGCTGCTCCAGACCGAGCTCCTCACCCTCTGGGAGCGCACCCAGCTCAGTGTGGTCTTTGTGACCCATAGCCTGGAGGAGGCGATCGCACTCTCGGACCGGGTGATCTTGATGGCATCGCGCCCCGGCCGCATTATCGCCGATGTGCTGATCGATGCCCCCCGCCCCCGTGAGCTGCGCCGCGACCTCACCCTCGGTGCCATCCACGACCGGCTCCTCGCCCAGCTCTCCGCGGAGGTGACCCGTGTCGCCGCCGAGGAGTACGACTCCGGCTGGGCGCTCCCTCCGCCTCGGGTGCGCGAAGGAGAAGAGGCGGGCTCGGGGATTTAG
- a CDS encoding response regulator has translation MSMVKVLIIDDNPSTVMPVAEALRILDYQVLVCNSVDAAHPFLRSGFVDIFIIDKSMPGGDLFPDNRDEMKTGRLVYDEIRNVYCFSCIPVIILTNYKDGYNADYSELTEKDILVRIIDKEAKINEIVSQIKVLLIASNKVRNNIDTMIIKLFSENMENGKVNWRCEVHSHKVSV, from the coding sequence ATGTCTATGGTGAAGGTCTTGATTATTGATGATAATCCTAGTACGGTTATGCCTGTAGCAGAAGCGTTAAGGATACTCGATTATCAAGTTCTAGTTTGTAATAGTGTTGATGCAGCGCATCCATTTTTGCGGTCTGGATTCGTTGATATCTTTATCATTGATAAATCGATGCCGGGAGGGGACTTATTCCCTGATAACAGAGACGAAATGAAAACTGGGAGATTGGTTTATGATGAAATAAGAAATGTTTATTGTTTTAGTTGCATTCCTGTTATTATATTAACTAACTATAAAGATGGTTATAATGCTGACTATTCAGAATTGACTGAAAAAGATATATTGGTTCGGATTATCGACAAAGAAGCGAAGATTAACGAGATTGTAAGCCAGATTAAGGTTCTGCTGATTGCATCTAATAAGGTTAGGAATAATATTGATACAATGATTATTAAATTATTTAGTGAAAATATGGAGAATGGTAAGGTGAATTGGCGTTGTGAGGTGCATAGTCATAAGGTGTCTGTGTAG
- a CDS encoding ABC transporter permease encodes MRGHIFTAIVSALLLGGLAIAAIGQSPLAAYQALWEGSVGTPDAWGRTLGQATPLLLTGTAVAVGLAVGLFNIGAEGQMAVGGLVGAVVGATVPGVLAVPLGLLCGALVGAAWAWLPVWLKLKRGAHEVITAILLNYVARNVTRWLTTVPLKDPTGQAPQTAEVHATLPRLAAGHDVHAGLLLGLVAVATVAWALSRTVWGYETRLVGQNKDAARAAGVNVERVTLRAFLLSGALAGLAGAVVVLGVVPFHRFPADFYGIGYGFDGLAVALLAGSQAWAVLPAALLFGALGAGADQMSFATETPKQLAQVVQALLILGLSARFVWKKRRK; translated from the coding sequence ATGCGTGGCCACATTTTTACAGCAATAGTAAGTGCGCTCTTGCTGGGCGGACTGGCGATCGCGGCGATTGGACAGAGCCCGCTGGCGGCCTACCAGGCGCTCTGGGAGGGCAGTGTGGGAACCCCCGATGCCTGGGGACGGACGCTTGGGCAGGCGACTCCGCTCCTGCTGACAGGAACCGCAGTGGCAGTGGGGCTCGCGGTGGGGCTGTTCAATATCGGGGCTGAGGGACAGATGGCCGTGGGAGGGCTTGTGGGCGCGGTTGTGGGGGCTACGGTGCCCGGAGTGCTGGCGGTGCCGCTAGGGCTGCTGTGCGGGGCGCTGGTGGGCGCTGCGTGGGCCTGGCTCCCGGTGTGGCTGAAGCTCAAGCGCGGGGCGCACGAGGTCATCACGGCGATCCTGCTTAACTATGTCGCCCGCAACGTCACCCGCTGGCTCACGACCGTCCCGCTCAAAGACCCCACGGGCCAAGCGCCCCAGACCGCCGAGGTCCACGCGACCCTGCCACGCCTCGCCGCCGGCCACGATGTTCACGCGGGGCTACTCCTCGGGCTGGTGGCCGTGGCCACGGTCGCGTGGGCACTCTCCCGAACAGTCTGGGGCTATGAGACGCGGCTGGTGGGGCAGAACAAAGACGCGGCACGGGCGGCGGGGGTGAATGTCGAGCGGGTGACCCTGCGGGCCTTCTTGCTCTCGGGAGCGCTGGCCGGGCTCGCCGGCGCGGTGGTGGTGCTGGGAGTCGTGCCCTTCCACCGCTTCCCCGCCGACTTCTACGGGATCGGCTACGGCTTCGATGGCCTCGCGGTCGCGCTACTGGCGGGGAGCCAGGCCTGGGCGGTGCTGCCCGCCGCCCTGCTCTTTGGTGCCCTAGGCGCAGGTGCCGACCAGATGAGCTTCGCCACCGAGACCCCCAAGCAGCTCGCCCAAGTGGTGCAGGCGCTCCTCATCCTCGGGCTCTCTGCACGCTTTGTCTGGAAAAAGCGCCGCAAATAG